One genomic region from Paramicrobacterium agarici encodes:
- the dxs gene encoding 1-deoxy-D-xylulose-5-phosphate synthase, whose protein sequence is MTLLESIAGPRDLDALSHAQLEQLAEEIRQFLIAEVSQTGGHLGPNLGVVELTLALHRTFDSPRDAVIFDTGHQSYVHKLLTGRHDFRRLRQRGGLAGYPQRSESEHDIVESSHASSSLSWADGISRAFELTGQHDRCVVAVVGDGALTGGMTWEALNNISDDNTRRLVIVVNDNGRSYAPTIGGMARYLNSIRTGRTYRSLYRSSEAAFNRMGRPGRAVYRGVRGGIHGFLSRFTNNAALYSNLDIKYIGPIDGHDIDAMREAFEQARDYAAPVIVHAITEKGRGYAPARHDEADQFHAVGKIDPVTGRPTAADAGETWTSVFAESLVTHGSQNEKIVAITAAMLRPTGLHRFAEKFPHRVHDVGIAEQHAVTSAAGLAYGGLHPVVALYATFVNRAFDQVLMDVALHRCGVTFVLDRSGVTGPDGPSHHGIWDLSILQAVPHIRIAAPRDAERLREELGEALSIDDAPTVIRFPKGPTTEELPAEQRRADGVDVLRSSSENDVLIVAVGSMAATALDVASRLEAQGIGATVIDPRWVVPVADSIVDLARDHRLVITIEDGIRVGGIGTRIRQVLRGAGVDTAVDELGVPDEFIPHASREQILEDAGLTARQIARDVVAQVLGSRIPVARPVSEASLSPEKTTENRG, encoded by the coding sequence ATGACGCTACTTGAGTCCATAGCGGGACCGCGGGACCTCGATGCCCTGTCACACGCGCAACTGGAGCAGCTCGCGGAGGAGATCCGCCAGTTTCTCATCGCAGAGGTTTCGCAGACCGGGGGCCACCTGGGTCCGAATCTCGGTGTCGTCGAGCTCACACTGGCTCTGCATCGCACATTCGATTCGCCGCGCGACGCCGTGATTTTCGACACGGGACATCAGTCGTATGTGCACAAGCTGCTCACAGGCCGTCACGATTTCAGGCGTCTGAGGCAGCGTGGTGGACTCGCGGGCTACCCGCAACGCTCCGAGTCCGAGCACGACATCGTCGAGAGCTCGCACGCGTCGAGCTCGCTCAGCTGGGCCGATGGGATCTCGCGCGCCTTCGAGCTCACGGGCCAGCACGACAGATGCGTTGTCGCCGTTGTCGGCGATGGCGCACTCACGGGCGGTATGACGTGGGAGGCCCTCAACAACATCTCCGACGACAACACGCGTCGACTCGTGATCGTCGTGAATGACAACGGCCGTTCGTATGCTCCAACGATCGGCGGAATGGCACGTTACCTCAACAGCATCCGCACCGGACGCACCTACCGGTCGCTCTACCGCTCGAGTGAGGCGGCCTTCAACCGAATGGGAAGACCAGGGCGCGCCGTGTATCGCGGCGTTCGAGGAGGCATCCACGGCTTTCTGAGCCGATTCACGAACAACGCAGCGCTGTATTCGAACCTCGACATCAAATACATCGGACCGATCGACGGTCACGACATCGATGCCATGCGCGAAGCCTTCGAGCAGGCACGCGACTACGCGGCGCCGGTCATTGTGCACGCCATCACCGAGAAGGGCCGCGGCTACGCCCCAGCGCGGCACGATGAAGCCGACCAGTTTCACGCCGTCGGCAAGATCGATCCAGTGACGGGCCGGCCGACGGCAGCGGATGCCGGTGAAACCTGGACGAGCGTCTTTGCCGAGAGTCTTGTGACGCACGGCTCTCAGAACGAGAAGATCGTAGCTATCACGGCGGCAATGCTGCGGCCGACAGGACTTCATCGGTTCGCGGAGAAGTTTCCGCATCGCGTTCACGACGTCGGAATTGCCGAGCAGCACGCTGTGACAAGCGCCGCCGGTCTCGCCTACGGAGGGCTCCACCCCGTCGTGGCCCTCTATGCGACGTTCGTCAACAGGGCGTTCGACCAGGTGCTCATGGACGTCGCGCTGCACAGGTGCGGCGTGACGTTCGTCTTAGACCGTTCCGGAGTCACAGGTCCTGACGGTCCGTCGCATCACGGCATCTGGGATCTGTCGATCCTGCAGGCCGTCCCGCACATTCGCATTGCTGCACCACGGGACGCCGAGAGACTGCGCGAAGAACTCGGAGAGGCCCTGAGCATCGACGATGCTCCGACGGTGATTCGTTTTCCGAAGGGGCCGACGACAGAAGAGCTCCCGGCAGAGCAACGGCGTGCAGACGGTGTCGATGTCCTGCGATCGAGCAGCGAGAACGACGTTCTGATCGTCGCCGTCGGATCCATGGCGGCGACCGCGCTCGATGTTGCGTCGCGGCTCGAGGCACAGGGAATTGGGGCGACGGTCATTGACCCGCGGTGGGTCGTTCCCGTCGCTGACAGCATCGTGGACCTCGCCAGAGACCATCGTCTCGTGATCACGATCGAAGATGGAATCAGGGTCGGCGGGATCGGAACGCGCATTCGACAGGTGCTGCGAGGTGCCGGGGTTGACACCGCCGTCGATGAACTCGGCGTTCCCGACGAATTCATACCCCACGCGTCGCGTGAGCAGATACTCGAAGATGCTGGCCTGACAGCGCGCCAGATCGCGAGAGACGTCGTCGCTCAGGTGCTGGGCAGCCGTATTCCGGTCGCACGCCCCGTCTCCGAGGCATCGCTGTCGCCCGAGAAGACGACGGAGAATCGGGGCTGA
- a CDS encoding thiolase family protein has protein sequence MTSNADVYFVDGVRTPFGRAGEKGMYWQTRADDLVVKAMTGLLERNPDVPKDRIDDVAIAATTQQGDQGLTLGRTTALLAGLPQSVPGFAIDRMCAGAMTAVTTVGGGIAFGAYDVALAGGVEHMGRHPLGIGADPNPRFLAEKLVSADALDMGKTAERIHDRFPHLTKERADRFGMLSQHKVAAAYENGKLQPDLIPVATRSESGWGLATQDEGMRPETTMEGLAGLRTPFRPHGRVTAGTSSPLTDGATVSLLAGADAVKEFGLTPKMRMVSFGFAGVDPEIMGLGPVPSTEKALRKAGLSIDDIGLFELNEAFAIQVLSFLDHFGIADDDPRVNPWGGAIAVGHPLAASGVRLMIQLAAQFAEHPEVRYGVTAMCVGLGQGGTVIWENPSWNGRRK, from the coding sequence GTGACGAGCAACGCTGACGTCTATTTCGTTGACGGCGTCCGAACCCCGTTCGGTCGCGCGGGCGAGAAGGGCATGTACTGGCAGACGCGCGCCGACGACCTCGTCGTCAAGGCGATGACCGGGCTCCTCGAGCGAAATCCCGATGTGCCGAAGGACCGCATCGATGACGTGGCGATCGCCGCGACGACGCAGCAGGGAGACCAAGGTCTGACACTGGGTCGCACGACCGCGCTGCTGGCGGGCCTGCCGCAGTCGGTTCCGGGCTTTGCCATCGACCGCATGTGCGCCGGTGCGATGACTGCCGTGACCACCGTCGGCGGGGGCATCGCGTTCGGAGCATACGATGTCGCCCTCGCGGGCGGTGTCGAACACATGGGTCGCCACCCGTTGGGAATCGGCGCAGACCCGAACCCGCGATTCCTCGCCGAGAAGCTCGTCAGCGCCGACGCCCTCGACATGGGCAAGACCGCCGAGCGCATTCACGACCGGTTTCCGCATCTGACGAAGGAACGCGCTGACCGCTTCGGCATGCTGAGTCAGCACAAGGTCGCTGCCGCTTACGAGAACGGAAAGCTGCAGCCTGACCTGATTCCCGTCGCGACGCGCAGCGAGTCGGGCTGGGGCCTTGCGACGCAAGACGAGGGAATGCGCCCGGAGACGACGATGGAAGGGCTCGCCGGGCTGCGGACACCGTTCCGCCCGCACGGCCGCGTAACGGCTGGCACGTCGTCTCCCCTGACCGACGGTGCAACCGTGAGCCTTCTCGCCGGCGCGGACGCCGTGAAGGAGTTCGGCCTGACCCCCAAGATGCGCATGGTGAGTTTCGGATTTGCCGGTGTCGATCCGGAGATCATGGGACTTGGACCCGTGCCGTCGACGGAAAAGGCGCTGCGCAAGGCCGGACTCAGCATCGACGACATCGGACTTTTCGAGCTGAACGAGGCCTTTGCCATTCAGGTGCTGTCGTTCCTCGACCACTTCGGCATTGCTGACGACGATCCGCGGGTGAACCCGTGGGGCGGTGCGATCGCCGTCGGACACCCCCTGGCAGCATCTGGTGTTCGCCTCATGATCCAACTGGCGGCGCAGTTCGCCGAGCATCCCGAGGTGCGCTACGGCGTCACCGCCATGTGTGTCGGCCTTGGTCAAGGCGGAACAGTGATCTGGGAGAACCCCTCGTGGAACGGACGTCGCAAGTGA
- a CDS encoding DUF3159 domain-containing protein, translated as MSSDATPSGDEKPSPSDALSAELRKAAARSSLSALGNTESLDAKALIAAMGGVRGILEAILPGLIFLVAYTITRQLVFAIVAAGIVGVLFTIVRLIQRQTLMQAVTGLIAIGVSAALAALTGNAEDFYLPGFWTNGIYLVALAASIFARWPLVGVIVGLITGDGNRWRNDRALRRTYAGLTWMWVAMFAVRLAVQLPLYYTDSFVALGTFKLVLGIPLYAPLLVVTWLTVTALRKRRAAAEQHPRT; from the coding sequence ATGAGTTCTGACGCAACGCCGTCCGGCGACGAGAAGCCATCACCGAGCGACGCTCTATCTGCTGAACTTCGGAAGGCGGCCGCCAGATCGTCTCTGTCTGCACTCGGGAACACAGAGTCGCTTGATGCCAAAGCGCTGATCGCCGCAATGGGCGGCGTCCGCGGCATCCTTGAGGCGATCCTGCCCGGGCTGATCTTCCTCGTCGCCTACACAATCACTCGCCAACTCGTTTTTGCGATCGTCGCTGCGGGGATTGTGGGGGTTCTGTTCACGATCGTGCGCCTCATTCAGCGGCAGACTCTCATGCAGGCGGTGACCGGACTCATCGCGATCGGCGTCTCGGCGGCACTCGCCGCACTGACCGGAAACGCCGAGGACTTCTACCTTCCCGGGTTCTGGACGAACGGGATCTATCTTGTTGCGCTCGCTGCGTCGATCTTCGCCCGCTGGCCTCTCGTGGGAGTCATCGTCGGGCTGATCACCGGGGACGGAAACAGATGGCGCAATGATCGTGCTCTCCGGCGCACGTACGCCGGACTCACCTGGATGTGGGTGGCGATGTTCGCCGTCCGGCTCGCTGTACAGCTTCCGCTCTATTACACCGATAGTTTCGTGGCTCTCGGCACCTTCAAGCTGGTTCTGGGCATTCCCCTGTACGCCCCGCTTCTGGTTGTGACCTGGCTCACTGTCACCGCGCTCCGCAAGCGGCGCGCCGCCGCGGAGCAGCATCCTCGAACCTGA
- the acnA gene encoding aconitate hydratase AcnA, which translates to MSTVNSFGAKSTLTVGDSDYEIFRLDAVDGYEKLPFSLKILLENLLRTEDGANITKAHIDALGSWDPTAEPNTEIQFTPARVVMQDFTGVPCIVDLATMREAFAKLGGDPNKINPLSPAELVIDHSVIADVFGSEEALERNVEIEYERNGERYQFLRWGQTAFEDFKVVPPGTGIVHQVNIEYLARVTYAREVDGAVQAYPDTLVGTDSHTTMVNGLGVLGWGVGGIEAEAAMLGQPVSMLIPKVVGFKLTGDIPSGVTATDVVLTITEMLRKHGVVGKFVEFYGSGVAAVPLANRATIGNMSPEFGSTAAIFPIDDVTLDYLRLTGRSEDQIALVEAYSKEQGLWHDADREPNYSEYLELDLSTVVPSIAGPKRPQDRILLTEAKSQFESDLHNYATVEHDLVDLEVSESFPASDPPGNTPEDEHVVHSHTHRSHAPRTASKPTEVARDADNSFTIDHGAVAIAAITSCTNTSNPSVMLAAGLLARNAANKGLKAKPWVKTTLAPGSKVVTDYYEKAGLTDDLEALGFYTVGYGCTTCIGNSGPLDDDISQAVNDSDLAVTAVLSGNRNFEGRINPDVKMNYLASPPLVIAYALAGSMNFDFETDPLGTDSDGNDVFLADIWPQPEEVQKTIDSSISSDMFSHQYSGVFDGDDRWRSLPTPTGSTFDWNAESTYVRKPPYFDGMTVEPSPVSDISGARVLAKLGDSVTTDHISPAGSIKADSPAGRYLTEHGISRRDFNSYGSRRGNHEVMIRGTFANIRLRNQLLDDVEGGFTRDFTKADAPQETIYDASQNYQSAGTSLVILAGKEYGSGSSRDWAAKGTRLLGVDAVIAESFERIHRSNLIGMGVIPLQFPEGASAASLGLDGTEVFAISGIEALNNGSTPSTVHVTATPSEHSAADKAPVEFDAVVRIDTPGEADYYRNGGILQYVLRSLAS; encoded by the coding sequence GTGTCCACGGTAAATAGCTTTGGAGCTAAGAGCACCCTGACAGTCGGTGATTCCGACTACGAGATCTTTCGTCTCGATGCCGTTGACGGCTACGAGAAGCTGCCGTTCAGCCTGAAGATCCTCCTCGAGAATCTGCTTCGCACCGAGGATGGCGCGAACATCACGAAGGCGCACATCGACGCGCTCGGCTCGTGGGACCCCACGGCTGAGCCGAACACGGAGATCCAATTCACTCCCGCACGCGTGGTGATGCAGGACTTCACGGGCGTCCCCTGCATCGTCGACCTCGCGACAATGCGCGAAGCATTCGCCAAACTCGGCGGCGATCCCAATAAGATCAACCCGCTTTCGCCCGCTGAGCTCGTGATCGACCACTCGGTCATTGCCGACGTCTTCGGCTCCGAGGAAGCGCTCGAGCGGAACGTCGAGATCGAATATGAGCGCAACGGCGAGCGATACCAGTTCCTTCGCTGGGGCCAGACAGCGTTCGAAGACTTCAAGGTCGTTCCTCCCGGCACCGGAATCGTGCACCAGGTGAACATCGAGTACCTGGCCCGCGTGACGTACGCGCGCGAGGTCGACGGGGCCGTGCAGGCGTACCCTGACACGCTTGTCGGAACAGACTCGCACACCACCATGGTGAATGGGCTCGGCGTTCTCGGCTGGGGCGTCGGCGGCATCGAGGCCGAGGCCGCGATGCTCGGTCAGCCCGTGTCGATGCTGATTCCGAAGGTTGTCGGCTTCAAGCTGACCGGAGACATCCCCTCGGGCGTCACAGCAACCGACGTTGTTCTGACGATCACGGAGATGCTGCGCAAGCACGGCGTTGTCGGCAAATTCGTCGAATTCTATGGTTCCGGCGTCGCGGCCGTGCCGCTCGCGAACCGCGCGACCATCGGAAACATGAGCCCTGAGTTCGGCTCGACGGCAGCAATCTTTCCGATCGACGATGTCACTCTCGATTACCTGCGCCTCACCGGGCGCAGCGAGGACCAGATCGCTCTCGTCGAGGCCTACTCGAAGGAGCAGGGTCTCTGGCACGACGCGGATCGCGAACCGAACTACAGCGAATACCTCGAGCTCGATCTGTCGACGGTCGTTCCCTCGATCGCTGGGCCGAAGCGCCCGCAGGACCGCATTCTCCTGACCGAGGCGAAGAGCCAGTTCGAGTCCGACCTGCACAACTATGCGACCGTGGAGCATGACCTCGTCGACCTCGAAGTGTCGGAGTCGTTCCCAGCCTCGGACCCTCCGGGAAACACCCCGGAAGACGAGCACGTCGTGCACTCCCATACTCACCGCAGTCATGCTCCGCGTACGGCATCCAAGCCCACCGAGGTTGCACGCGATGCAGACAACTCCTTCACGATCGATCACGGTGCTGTCGCCATCGCTGCCATCACGTCGTGCACGAACACCTCGAACCCCTCGGTCATGCTCGCTGCGGGTCTGCTCGCACGCAACGCCGCGAACAAGGGGCTGAAGGCGAAGCCGTGGGTCAAGACGACGCTTGCGCCTGGTTCGAAGGTTGTTACCGACTACTACGAGAAGGCTGGCCTCACCGACGATCTCGAGGCTCTGGGCTTCTACACGGTCGGGTACGGCTGCACGACGTGCATCGGCAACTCTGGTCCCCTTGATGACGACATCTCACAAGCCGTCAACGACAGCGACCTCGCGGTCACTGCCGTGCTCTCGGGCAACCGCAACTTCGAGGGACGCATCAACCCCGATGTCAAGATGAACTACCTCGCGAGCCCGCCGCTCGTGATCGCGTACGCTCTCGCCGGCTCGATGAACTTCGACTTCGAGACGGACCCGCTCGGCACCGACTCTGACGGGAACGACGTGTTCCTGGCCGACATCTGGCCTCAGCCGGAGGAAGTGCAGAAGACGATCGACTCGTCGATCTCAAGCGACATGTTCTCTCACCAGTACAGCGGGGTGTTCGACGGCGACGACCGGTGGCGGTCGCTGCCGACGCCGACGGGTTCGACGTTCGACTGGAACGCCGAATCGACATACGTGCGCAAGCCCCCGTACTTTGACGGGATGACGGTCGAGCCGAGCCCTGTCAGCGACATCTCCGGCGCCCGCGTCCTTGCGAAGCTCGGTGACTCCGTCACGACGGACCACATCAGCCCCGCCGGTTCGATTAAGGCAGACAGCCCCGCCGGACGCTACCTGACGGAGCACGGAATCTCGCGACGCGACTTCAACTCCTACGGTTCCCGGCGAGGCAACCACGAGGTCATGATCCGCGGAACCTTCGCCAACATTCGACTGCGCAACCAGCTTCTCGACGACGTCGAGGGGGGTTTCACGCGCGACTTCACCAAGGCGGATGCTCCTCAGGAGACGATCTACGACGCGTCGCAGAACTATCAGTCTGCCGGCACGTCACTGGTCATCCTCGCGGGCAAGGAGTACGGTTCCGGTTCGAGTCGCGACTGGGCGGCGAAGGGCACGCGCCTGCTCGGTGTGGATGCCGTCATCGCCGAGAGCTTCGAGCGCATTCATCGTTCGAACCTCATCGGAATGGGTGTCATTCCGCTGCAGTTCCCCGAGGGCGCGTCCGCGGCGAGCCTCGGTCTCGACGGCACAGAGGTCTTCGCGATCTCGGGCATCGAGGCGCTCAACAACGGCTCGACGCCGTCGACAGTTCACGTCACGGCGACACCGAGCGAGCACTCGGCAGCCGACAAGGCGCCCGTTGAGTTCGATGCTGTGGTGCGCATCGACACCCCAGGAGAAGCCGATTACTACCGCAACGGAGGAATTCTGCAGTACGTTCTTCGCAGTCTCGCCTCCTAG
- a CDS encoding DUF3710 domain-containing protein, giving the protein MILRKKKNDARDVPADEDVTVDEGADAVEDAEPEDAEFDALEKSAPEDRDENGPFDEKEANPVRPYIDLGGVKVLPREGLNLRLEVEESSKRIVAVGLDYADSTLQVQPFAAPRSRGLWHETRDQIRDQIDKQGGTTEELDGPFGPELIARVPVAAQGDSAKTRDARFIGVDGPRWFLRGVVAGAGARAGDAADKVDDLFRSIVVVRGGQAMPPRDLIPLKMPEQPGQAT; this is encoded by the coding sequence ATGATCTTGCGAAAGAAGAAGAACGACGCACGGGACGTCCCGGCCGATGAAGACGTCACGGTTGATGAGGGCGCGGATGCTGTTGAGGATGCTGAGCCGGAAGACGCCGAGTTTGACGCTCTCGAGAAGTCGGCGCCGGAAGACCGAGACGAAAACGGCCCCTTCGATGAGAAGGAGGCGAATCCGGTGCGCCCCTACATCGATCTGGGTGGTGTCAAGGTTCTGCCTCGGGAGGGCCTGAATCTTCGATTGGAAGTCGAAGAGTCGTCAAAGCGCATCGTCGCCGTCGGGCTCGACTACGCCGATTCGACACTCCAAGTGCAGCCATTCGCGGCTCCGCGAAGCAGAGGGCTCTGGCACGAGACGCGTGACCAGATCCGTGATCAGATCGACAAGCAGGGCGGCACGACTGAAGAGCTCGACGGTCCGTTCGGTCCAGAACTCATCGCGCGCGTTCCCGTCGCCGCACAAGGCGACAGCGCGAAAACCCGCGATGCGCGCTTCATCGGAGTCGACGGGCCTCGGTGGTTTCTTCGGGGTGTCGTTGCGGGCGCTGGCGCGCGCGCGGGCGACGCTGCTGACAAGGTCGACGACCTCTTCCGCAGCATCGTCGTCGTGCGCGGCGGACAGGCGATGCCGCCGCGCGACCTGATTCCGCTCAAGATGCCCGAGCAGCCTGGCCAAGCGACATAA
- the dut gene encoding dUTP diphosphatase yields MTESADIPIIAPQPPSYAHPYDAGADLMAAEAVTLEPGERALVGTGVSLALPDGFAAFVVPRSGLAAKHGITIVNSPGTIDAGYRGEVKVILLNTDRHESYSVAVGDRIAQMIIMPVTQARFVPVEVLPESARGASGFGSTGYQARQTGAES; encoded by the coding sequence GTGACTGAAAGCGCAGACATACCCATTATCGCGCCCCAGCCTCCGAGCTACGCCCATCCCTACGACGCGGGGGCCGATCTCATGGCGGCCGAGGCCGTAACGCTGGAACCAGGGGAGAGGGCGCTCGTCGGCACGGGAGTCTCTCTTGCTCTACCCGACGGCTTCGCCGCATTCGTCGTTCCCCGCAGCGGTCTCGCGGCCAAGCATGGGATCACGATCGTCAACAGTCCCGGAACGATCGATGCCGGCTATCGGGGAGAAGTGAAGGTCATCCTTCTCAACACAGACAGACACGAAAGCTACAGCGTCGCCGTCGGTGACCGGATCGCTCAGATGATCATCATGCCCGTGACCCAGGCGAGGTTCGTCCCCGTGGAGGTGCTGCCGGAGAGCGCACGAGGAGCATCCGGTTTCGGTTCTACCGGCTATCAGGCACGCCAGACAGGAGCAGAGTCATGA
- a CDS encoding 3-hydroxyacyl-CoA dehydrogenase NAD-binding domain-containing protein, with protein sequence MSRDEVVTHNYVRDVTMPSGKTLALVTLDNGKDHTRPNTFGPIGLLELDATIESLRTRARSGEIAGVAITGKPFILAAGADLSKVNDIPSREIAALLPKLGHHVFGKLEDLGAPTFVFINGLALGGGLEIGLNANYRTIDASAQGIALPEVFLGLIPGWGGSYLLPNLIGIENALTVMIENPLKMNRMLKAPQAFELGIADAMFRASTFLEDSIRWASDVIDGSIKPKRKNVPGKIERTVKWDAAIGIARKMLESKIGTVPESPYKALELLKAAKSGSKADCFALEDAALADLIAGEQFRASVYAFNLVQKRAKHPAGAPDKDLAQRVTKVGIIGAGLMATQFAVLFVRRLRVPVVITDLDQTRVDQGVESIRAEIDKLADKGRISSDEQNRLKALVHGTTDKADFADCDWVIEAVFEELGVKQDVFADVEKHVAPEAVLATNTSSLSVDQIGAKLEHPERLVGFHFFNPVAVMPLIEVVRTPKTTDVALATAMATAKNLRKNAVITRDTPGFVVNRVLAKLLGEAMYAVDNGTSFSDVDEALSSLGLPMAPSELLDLVGLRVGAHVLDTHHRAFPDRFYDSENLHKLADYGALFEKDSKGKIKGFDKKALKIVSGGKSPLAKSEILRRVQDGLADEIHRMLQDDVVHAPEDIDLCLILGAGYPFQMGGVTPYLDRVGASERVFSDTFHHPPMTALSA encoded by the coding sequence ATGTCGCGCGATGAGGTCGTGACCCACAACTACGTGCGTGACGTCACGATGCCGTCGGGCAAGACACTCGCCCTTGTGACCCTCGACAACGGAAAAGACCACACGCGTCCCAACACGTTCGGTCCCATCGGACTGCTGGAACTCGACGCGACGATCGAATCCCTGCGAACGCGTGCACGCTCGGGAGAGATCGCGGGAGTGGCCATTACGGGCAAGCCGTTCATCCTCGCGGCCGGCGCCGATCTCTCGAAGGTCAACGACATTCCGTCGCGCGAGATCGCTGCACTTCTGCCCAAGCTGGGCCACCACGTCTTCGGCAAGCTCGAGGACCTCGGTGCCCCGACGTTCGTGTTCATCAACGGGCTCGCCCTCGGCGGCGGCCTCGAGATCGGGCTCAATGCGAACTATCGAACGATCGACGCGTCTGCTCAGGGCATCGCCCTTCCCGAGGTCTTCCTCGGGCTCATCCCCGGCTGGGGAGGATCGTATTTGCTGCCGAACCTCATCGGCATCGAGAACGCCCTCACCGTGATGATCGAGAACCCCCTCAAGATGAACCGGATGCTGAAGGCACCCCAGGCCTTCGAACTGGGCATTGCCGACGCCATGTTCAGAGCCTCGACCTTTCTCGAGGACTCCATTCGGTGGGCCTCCGACGTGATCGACGGTTCGATCAAGCCGAAGCGCAAGAATGTGCCGGGAAAGATCGAACGCACAGTGAAGTGGGATGCCGCGATCGGCATTGCTCGCAAGATGCTCGAGTCGAAGATCGGCACGGTGCCCGAATCTCCGTACAAGGCTCTTGAGCTGCTGAAAGCGGCCAAATCGGGCTCGAAAGCGGATTGCTTTGCTCTCGAAGACGCGGCACTTGCCGACCTCATCGCGGGTGAGCAGTTCCGTGCCTCCGTGTACGCGTTCAACCTCGTGCAGAAGCGTGCGAAGCACCCTGCCGGCGCGCCGGACAAGGACCTCGCTCAGCGTGTGACGAAGGTCGGCATCATTGGTGCCGGCCTCATGGCCACGCAGTTCGCTGTGCTGTTCGTGCGTCGGCTCCGGGTTCCTGTCGTCATCACAGACCTGGACCAGACACGCGTCGATCAGGGCGTCGAGAGCATTCGCGCAGAGATCGACAAACTCGCCGACAAAGGACGGATTTCGTCTGACGAGCAGAATCGCCTCAAGGCTCTCGTGCACGGCACGACCGACAAGGCGGACTTCGCCGACTGCGACTGGGTCATCGAGGCCGTGTTCGAGGAGCTCGGAGTCAAACAAGACGTCTTTGCCGATGTCGAGAAGCACGTCGCGCCCGAAGCCGTCCTCGCGACCAACACCTCGTCACTCTCCGTCGATCAGATCGGCGCGAAGCTCGAGCACCCGGAGCGGCTTGTCGGCTTTCACTTCTTCAATCCCGTTGCCGTCATGCCGCTCATCGAAGTCGTGCGCACCCCGAAAACCACCGATGTGGCTCTGGCGACGGCGATGGCGACGGCGAAGAACCTGCGAAAGAACGCTGTCATCACGCGCGACACCCCCGGTTTCGTCGTGAATCGCGTTCTGGCGAAGCTTCTCGGTGAGGCGATGTACGCCGTCGACAACGGGACGAGCTTCTCCGACGTCGACGAGGCCCTTTCCTCTCTTGGCCTGCCGATGGCACCGTCAGAGCTTCTCGACCTCGTTGGGCTCCGGGTCGGAGCCCACGTTCTCGACACACACCACCGCGCGTTTCCCGATCGCTTCTACGACTCAGAGAACCTGCACAAGCTCGCCGATTACGGCGCCCTGTTCGAGAAGGACTCAAAGGGCAAGATCAAGGGCTTCGACAAGAAGGCACTCAAGATCGTCTCGGGAGGCAAATCACCGCTTGCGAAGAGCGAGATCCTCCGCCGCGTGCAAGACGGCTTGGCAGATGAGATCCATCGGATGCTGCAGGACGACGTGGTGCATGCACCGGAAGACATCGATCTCTGTCTCATTCTCGGTGCGGGCTACCCGTTCCAGATGGGCGGCGTCACGCCATACCTCGATCGTGTCGGTGCGAGCGAGCGGGTGTTCTCTGACACTTTCCATCACCCGCCTATGACGGCACTGAGCGCCTGA